Proteins co-encoded in one Gracilimonas sp. genomic window:
- a CDS encoding heparan-alpha-glucosaminide N-acetyltransferase domain-containing protein, whose translation MTTLSGISSGKRLVSLDFFRGATVAAMILVNNPGSWSHIYGPLKHAAWHGWTPTDLIFPFFLFIVGVSIVLAFTKAKAKGADDSDLLKKTLIRAAKIFGLGLALSAFPYLTFIPDFGLHQNLIDIRIPGVLQRIAICYAAGAFLFLYTKPRTQMLTLGGLLIGYWILMMAIPVPGYGAGAIDTAEGNLAAYIDQLLLSGHMWKENWDPEGLLSTLPAIGTTLIGIWTGRMLMSDKESESSRTIQFFIWGFILIILGYAWSWVFPVNKNIWTSSYTLFTGGQAMCIFGLCYWFIDVKSKQRFTDWGVAYGINAITVFFLSGVIARVFNMIRFSYGGESYTLKGWIYEVVLTSIASPINASLLYAIMWIVLFYLLAAWMKKKNIIIKV comes from the coding sequence ATGACTACTCTCAGCGGAATTTCATCAGGCAAACGACTTGTTTCACTCGATTTCTTCAGAGGTGCTACCGTTGCCGCCATGATTTTGGTTAACAACCCCGGATCATGGTCACACATATACGGACCTTTAAAACATGCGGCCTGGCATGGATGGACGCCAACCGATCTCATATTCCCGTTTTTCTTATTCATTGTTGGCGTTTCCATTGTGCTGGCTTTTACCAAAGCAAAGGCAAAAGGTGCCGATGATTCTGATTTGTTGAAAAAGACGCTCATCCGGGCCGCAAAAATATTCGGCCTCGGACTGGCCCTTTCCGCCTTTCCCTATCTTACATTTATCCCGGACTTCGGACTCCACCAAAACCTGATTGATATTCGCATCCCTGGAGTTCTGCAACGAATTGCTATCTGCTATGCCGCGGGAGCTTTCCTGTTCCTTTACACCAAACCAAGAACCCAAATGCTTACGCTGGGCGGACTCCTTATCGGTTACTGGATTTTGATGATGGCCATTCCCGTTCCCGGTTATGGAGCCGGAGCCATTGATACCGCAGAAGGAAATCTTGCTGCCTATATCGATCAGTTGCTACTCTCCGGGCATATGTGGAAGGAAAACTGGGACCCCGAAGGCTTGCTTAGTACGCTCCCGGCTATTGGAACTACCCTGATTGGAATCTGGACGGGACGAATGTTGATGAGTGATAAAGAATCCGAATCTTCGCGAACCATACAGTTTTTCATTTGGGGCTTCATACTCATCATACTTGGTTATGCCTGGAGCTGGGTTTTCCCTGTCAACAAGAATATCTGGACCAGCTCCTACACCTTATTTACCGGCGGACAGGCCATGTGTATTTTTGGTTTATGCTATTGGTTTATTGATGTAAAAAGTAAACAGCGATTTACTGACTGGGGCGTGGCTTATGGAATTAATGCCATTACCGTCTTTTTCCTGAGTGGAGTTATTGCCCGAGTATTTAACATGATCCGGTTTTCATACGGAGGGGAATCTTATACCCTGAAAGGTTGGATTTACGAAGTGGTTCTCACCTCCATAGCT
- a CDS encoding BadF/BadG/BcrA/BcrD ATPase family protein, whose amino-acid sequence MNILIADSGSTKTEWILIDDEGHKEYFHTDGLNPYFMSLEQLIHAIDEGLAQVLESKPIDKIFFYGAGCGTEKSKEVVRKGIAACFSNAEIQVDTDLLAAAKACFWDKPGVACILGTGSNSCIYDGEKIVNKIPSLGFTLGDEGSGGYFGKRILRSYYYNIMPEDLRNELEQRHDMRLDNILEMVYKKPNGNRFVASFSHLLGNFADHDFIKNIVRSGFEDFADKQLAYFGDLSGKEIGFVGSIAAIHRDTLESVLSERGLNLSVIVRKPIERLVENHLKESKA is encoded by the coding sequence ATGAACATACTGATAGCAGATAGTGGCTCCACTAAAACGGAATGGATTTTAATAGATGATGAAGGGCATAAGGAGTATTTCCATACAGACGGGCTGAATCCCTATTTCATGTCGCTAGAGCAACTCATCCATGCCATTGATGAGGGGCTGGCCCAGGTTTTGGAGAGTAAGCCCATTGATAAAATCTTTTTCTACGGAGCCGGCTGTGGGACAGAGAAGAGTAAGGAAGTCGTCAGAAAAGGAATCGCGGCCTGTTTCAGTAATGCTGAAATTCAGGTAGATACCGATCTGTTGGCAGCAGCTAAAGCCTGTTTCTGGGATAAGCCGGGTGTGGCTTGTATCTTGGGAACCGGGTCCAATTCTTGCATCTATGACGGGGAGAAGATAGTAAACAAGATCCCTTCATTGGGCTTTACGCTGGGTGATGAAGGCTCAGGCGGATACTTTGGGAAACGCATTTTGAGAAGTTACTACTATAACATTATGCCGGAAGATTTGAGGAATGAACTCGAGCAACGGCACGACATGAGGCTGGATAACATCCTGGAAATGGTGTATAAAAAGCCGAATGGAAATCGGTTTGTGGCGTCCTTTTCACATCTGCTGGGGAATTTTGCTGATCATGATTTCATCAAGAATATTGTGCGGAGCGGTTTCGAAGATTTTGCCGATAAGCAGCTGGCCTACTTCGGGGACTTATCCGGTAAAGAAATCGGCTTTGTAGGATCTATTGCCGCCATTCACCGCGATACCCTTGAAAGCGTTTTATCAGAAAGAGGGCTGAATTTAAGCGTCATTGTCCGAAAACCAATTGAACGTTTGGTGGAGAACCATCTGAAAGAATCCAAGGCTTAA
- a CDS encoding glycoside hydrolase family 3 protein, whose protein sequence is MPNSNLGTVSELSLKEKIGQLFLMGFRGNDISEDSEVLNMIKEHKPGGVILFDKDMVHDQPVHNIKSPEQVRSLTKALQASSETPLLIGIDQEGGLINRLKPEYGFPETISHQKLGEKDDEEYTELHSRHIAKTLSEAGINLNFAPVLDLSSNPDSSIIAKRERSFGSSPEKVTRHARAYIKGHQQENIQTCCKHFPGHGSAEGDTHAGFVDITHTWEEHELEPYEALINEGLCTMIMTAHIFHNDMDEVVPATLSRNVLKNLLRKNLGFSGVIISDDMQMRAISDHYSLKESLEEGLKAGLDIFCFGNNLLKEQVELNDCISAVEQLVEEGEISEERIDESVSRILKLKGRL, encoded by the coding sequence ATGCCCAACAGCAACCTAGGTACCGTAAGCGAACTAAGTCTTAAAGAAAAAATTGGCCAGCTTTTTTTAATGGGATTCAGGGGGAATGACATATCTGAAGATTCGGAAGTTCTGAACATGATTAAAGAACACAAACCGGGCGGAGTTATTCTATTTGATAAAGATATGGTTCATGACCAACCGGTTCATAATATCAAGTCGCCTGAACAGGTTCGCAGCCTTACAAAAGCATTACAAGCTTCTTCCGAAACCCCTCTTTTAATTGGCATTGATCAGGAAGGCGGACTCATAAACCGGCTGAAGCCCGAGTACGGCTTCCCGGAAACCATCTCCCATCAGAAGTTAGGTGAGAAAGACGATGAAGAATACACTGAATTGCATTCCCGGCATATCGCCAAAACACTATCTGAAGCCGGTATTAACCTCAATTTTGCCCCGGTGCTTGATTTAAGCTCCAACCCCGACAGCTCCATCATTGCAAAGAGAGAACGTTCATTCGGGTCTTCGCCGGAAAAAGTAACCCGGCATGCACGAGCTTACATCAAAGGGCATCAGCAGGAAAACATACAAACCTGTTGCAAGCATTTTCCCGGACATGGCAGCGCCGAAGGTGATACCCATGCCGGTTTCGTTGACATCACACACACGTGGGAGGAACATGAACTGGAGCCTTATGAGGCGTTAATTAATGAAGGACTTTGCACTATGATTATGACCGCACACATCTTCCATAATGATATGGATGAAGTTGTGCCTGCCACCCTTTCGAGAAATGTGTTAAAGAATCTGTTAAGAAAAAACCTGGGTTTCAGCGGAGTGATCATCTCTGACGATATGCAGATGAGGGCCATTTCCGATCATTATTCCCTTAAAGAATCACTGGAAGAAGGATTGAAAGCAGGCCTCGATATCTTCTGCTTTGGCAACAACCTGCTTAAAGAACAGGTGGAACTCAACGATTGCATTTCTGCCGTGGAGCAACTTGTTGAGGAAGGAGAAATTTCGGAGGAAAGAATTGATGAATCTGTGTCCCGGATTTTGAAGCTGAAGGGTAGGCTCTAA
- a CDS encoding DUF1343 domain-containing protein, translated as MMKKALLVLLVSFLGYSNGFTQHTNQVKTGIEVLAENNFELLKGKRVGVITNATGVNADLVSTVDLIYNAPGVELTALYGPEHGVRGEFAAGDKVDTYVDEATGVTVFSLYGATRKPTPEMLENVDVLVYDIQDIGVRSYTYISTMGLAMEAAAEHDLEFVVLDRPNPLGGEKVEGNIVEEGYFSFVSQFPVPYIYGLTPGEVAKMINKEGWLANGKQCNLTVVEMEGWNRSMTFDETGLPWVPTSPHIPHEYSAYFYVATGIMGELGVFSEGVGYTLPFQVFAAEWIDEGELADRMNALDIPGVVFRPIVFKPFYGRDQGKTLHGVQIHFSDYTQAHLMKLQFWFMQVHKEMYPDKDVFEMGKNRWSMFEKVTGTDQIRKRFSQNYKVSDISEYLSKDIASFKEKSQNYYLYK; from the coding sequence ATGATGAAAAAAGCTCTGCTCGTTCTGCTGGTAAGTTTTTTGGGATATTCAAACGGCTTCACTCAGCATACTAACCAAGTTAAAACCGGAATTGAAGTGTTGGCTGAAAACAACTTCGAATTATTGAAAGGAAAAAGAGTTGGAGTTATCACTAACGCCACCGGAGTCAATGCTGATCTTGTATCTACTGTGGATCTTATTTACAACGCTCCGGGTGTGGAGCTCACGGCTTTATACGGGCCGGAACACGGGGTAAGAGGAGAGTTCGCCGCCGGTGACAAGGTTGATACCTATGTGGATGAAGCAACCGGTGTAACCGTGTTTTCACTATATGGAGCAACCCGCAAGCCAACTCCGGAAATGCTGGAGAATGTGGATGTGCTGGTTTATGATATTCAGGACATCGGCGTTCGTTCGTACACCTACATCAGTACAATGGGGCTGGCCATGGAAGCTGCCGCAGAGCATGACCTTGAGTTTGTGGTGCTCGACCGTCCCAATCCACTGGGTGGAGAAAAGGTGGAAGGCAATATTGTGGAAGAAGGATATTTTTCTTTTGTGAGTCAGTTTCCGGTTCCCTATATCTATGGGCTTACTCCGGGTGAAGTAGCCAAAATGATCAACAAAGAAGGCTGGCTGGCTAATGGCAAACAATGTAATCTTACCGTTGTGGAAATGGAAGGCTGGAACCGCTCTATGACCTTTGACGAAACGGGATTGCCCTGGGTGCCCACATCACCGCATATTCCGCATGAGTATTCCGCTTACTTTTATGTGGCCACAGGTATTATGGGAGAGTTGGGAGTATTCTCGGAAGGTGTTGGATATACGCTTCCTTTCCAGGTGTTTGCCGCCGAGTGGATTGATGAAGGTGAGCTTGCCGACCGCATGAATGCCCTGGATATACCGGGAGTGGTATTTCGCCCCATTGTTTTTAAGCCTTTTTATGGAAGAGATCAGGGCAAGACCTTACATGGTGTTCAGATTCATTTCAGCGACTACACGCAAGCTCATTTGATGAAGCTACAGTTCTGGTTTATGCAGGTTCATAAAGAAATGTATCCGGACAAGGATGTTTTTGAAATGGGCAAAAACCGATGGAGTATGTTTGAGAAAGTAACCGGAACCGATCAAATACGTAAGCGGTTCAGCCAAAATTATAAGGTTTCAGACATCTCGGAATACCTTTCCAAAGATATAGCCTCCTTCAAAGAGAAATCACAAAACTATTATCTATACAAGTAA
- a CDS encoding N-acetylmuramoyl-L-alanine amidase, with amino-acid sequence MKYLSLLAAFLVVQFTPQNLQAQVDSVRVDTVQADTTIAVSDSLYLNIVIPETDTVTYSFSRYRVAANTNPAANAYINGKPVKVYESGAFIDMMGHRSDTTEIEFRVELNGEELTKTMYLVRPESPEPLDTKGNVISDRMMKPSSELWLVTGETLDVQFLGSPGKEVVFNIDYFKNNIPMKEVPEEIAGIEGLYKGSYTVKPGDKVRDKHITFKMKKGLFGYEKKKSEYTVSFNNFSRVAEVMDENAYLNIGMGTDRLGGARYGSLEPGVKLNITGRKADNYRVQLSKSLSAWIPVRFVELQNEYTPPATSLTGNIRVSGRDKSDMISLTLSQKLPYITYQELEPNVIIVDVFGATSNTNWKIKHNSSQGIKNVTWNQVEDDRFRLEIELNHSQNWGYTVGYGWGSQLNVEVKRPPVVTNFNSPLDGRTISVDAGHGGDNRGSLGAAGNLEKDVTLKLSYLVKELLEERGAKVVLPRTDDSYVYMSERKEITIEEDADLLVSIHTNSIGYGSDPLDVRGTGSFYKHIAFKPLAAIMYDKMMELGFKDYGLTGSFNFSLNAPTEFPNVLVETAFISNPEEEILLTDPDFQQKIAEQIVKGLEEFYLQHGYLETVSDMPDK; translated from the coding sequence ATGAAGTATTTAAGTTTATTAGCCGCCTTTCTGGTTGTACAGTTTACTCCACAAAACCTGCAAGCCCAGGTCGATTCTGTCAGGGTTGATACGGTACAGGCCGACACTACCATCGCAGTCAGCGATTCTCTTTACCTGAATATTGTTATTCCTGAAACCGATACGGTTACCTACAGTTTTTCGCGATATCGTGTTGCAGCTAACACGAACCCCGCTGCAAATGCGTATATAAACGGGAAGCCGGTGAAGGTGTACGAAAGCGGTGCATTCATTGATATGATGGGGCATCGGTCGGATACCACCGAAATAGAATTCAGAGTAGAACTGAACGGCGAGGAACTGACCAAAACCATGTACCTGGTACGTCCGGAGTCTCCGGAACCATTAGATACCAAGGGAAATGTAATTTCTGACCGGATGATGAAACCATCCAGCGAGCTTTGGCTGGTAACCGGAGAAACACTGGACGTGCAATTTTTGGGTTCGCCCGGAAAAGAAGTGGTCTTCAATATCGATTACTTCAAGAATAATATCCCCATGAAAGAAGTACCCGAAGAAATTGCCGGTATTGAAGGACTTTATAAAGGAAGCTACACCGTGAAACCCGGTGACAAGGTAAGGGACAAACATATCACCTTTAAAATGAAAAAGGGTTTGTTCGGGTATGAGAAGAAAAAAAGTGAATATACCGTCAGTTTTAACAACTTCTCCCGCGTTGCGGAAGTGATGGATGAAAATGCCTACCTGAACATTGGCATGGGTACCGACCGCCTCGGAGGAGCTCGTTATGGCTCCCTTGAACCGGGAGTAAAACTCAATATCACCGGTCGCAAAGCCGATAATTACCGGGTACAGTTATCCAAAAGCCTGAGCGCCTGGATACCGGTTCGGTTTGTTGAACTTCAGAATGAGTACACTCCCCCGGCCACATCCCTTACAGGAAATATCAGGGTGTCGGGCAGAGATAAATCAGATATGATTTCGCTCACGCTTTCTCAAAAACTGCCGTATATCACCTACCAGGAGCTGGAACCGAATGTAATTATTGTTGATGTATTTGGGGCTACGTCCAACACCAACTGGAAGATTAAGCACAACAGTTCACAAGGCATCAAAAATGTAACCTGGAATCAGGTTGAGGATGATCGTTTCCGGCTGGAGATTGAGCTGAATCACAGCCAAAACTGGGGATATACCGTAGGGTACGGCTGGGGTTCTCAGCTGAATGTGGAAGTAAAAAGGCCTCCGGTTGTTACCAATTTCAATAGTCCGCTCGACGGCAGAACCATTTCGGTTGATGCGGGTCATGGCGGTGACAATCGCGGATCCTTAGGAGCTGCGGGGAATCTTGAAAAGGATGTTACCCTGAAGCTGTCTTACCTGGTGAAAGAGCTGCTCGAGGAAAGGGGAGCCAAGGTGGTACTACCCCGAACCGATGACAGCTATGTGTATATGAGCGAGAGAAAAGAGATCACTATTGAGGAAGATGCAGACCTGCTCGTCAGTATTCACACAAATTCAATTGGGTATGGAAGTGATCCGCTTGATGTGAGGGGAACCGGTTCTTTCTACAAGCATATCGCCTTTAAACCGCTTGCCGCTATTATGTATGATAAGATGATGGAGCTGGGCTTTAAAGACTACGGGCTGACCGGTAGTTTTAACTTCTCCCTGAATGCACCCACTGAGTTTCCGAATGTATTGGTAGAAACGGCTTTTATTTCAAACCCGGAAGAGGAAATATTATTAACTGATCCGGATTTCCAGCAGAAAATTGCTGAACAAATTGTGAAGGGACTCGAAGAGTTTTACCTGCAGCACGGATACCTTGAAACGGTGTCAGATATGCCTGATAAATAG
- a CDS encoding N-acetylmuramoyl-L-alanine amidase — MKYFLSLLAFAALLSTAPVKAQTVTGLEGFSIFLDPGHSQTENMGLYNYSEAEKVLRVGLALREMLLTQTDIDTVYISRTSDSQQVPLSQRDDLANATGADFFHSIHSNAGSNTANNTLFLHGGWRSNGQTVEKTPNGGKEMGDIMEIELTDAMRIPTIGNWADRNFYQGSSVDNHSNQFPYLFVNRTTNMASVLSEAGFHTNPTQQKRNLNADWKRLEAQSFFWSILDYLDVERPPVGIATGYITDADGGLPVNGAVVSVGDSTYTTDTFESLFNNYAANPGDLQNGFYYIEDLENGPAQIIVEAEGFYTDTVDTNIISTDFTFTDVALVSNIPPFVASTSIGDDDEINPGEALVLNFSRSMDRTAVENALSLTPEADYTLTWNSDKKLSISTANFDFESSYTLTIDSTATDKSSYAHNIDGNADGTQGDSYTVAFETGPVDIIPPAISDIRPTNTQLNELRPIISATFDEPLDTALFDNKTIEVSKSDYTVLGETVYYTIGNRSVLNFFPSERLDKSRNYTLTFSKSISDTVGNSLGSDVVRTFPTGDQDIINETVVDDFEDGISAWWEPSQSGSTDGYIPEETSLEISTAEVNLLTNSSQSMRVNYGWDTTSTANLIRQYRGSVTTPKFTNDLVLQTYVFGDGNGNKFRFMLRDGNGELEGSSWYTVDWLGWKLVSWDLTQDSVVAWVNGNGTLNGNLYLDSFQMTYTDGQPTKGFIVFDDLRAVEMGLATSNEPNDELLSDVPNQIELKQNYPNPFNPSTNISFGLPQQSDVNLKIYDMLGREVATVYSGVKSKGFHTIQFDASRLSSGVYIYRLVTKSGTISKKMTLLK, encoded by the coding sequence ATGAAGTATTTTCTATCCCTTTTAGCATTTGCAGCACTTTTAAGTACGGCCCCGGTTAAAGCCCAGACCGTAACAGGACTCGAAGGCTTTTCTATTTTTCTTGATCCGGGGCACAGCCAAACGGAAAACATGGGACTTTACAACTATTCGGAAGCTGAGAAAGTACTTCGTGTAGGGCTGGCTCTTCGTGAAATGCTGCTCACCCAAACCGACATCGACACCGTGTACATTAGCCGGACAAGTGATTCTCAGCAGGTTCCTCTGTCTCAGAGAGATGATCTTGCCAACGCAACCGGTGCCGACTTCTTTCACTCCATTCACAGCAACGCAGGCTCAAATACTGCAAACAACACATTGTTTCTACATGGCGGTTGGCGTTCAAATGGACAAACCGTTGAGAAAACTCCGAACGGAGGAAAAGAAATGGGCGACATTATGGAAATTGAGCTCACCGATGCCATGCGGATACCTACCATCGGGAATTGGGCCGATCGTAATTTCTATCAGGGCAGCTCTGTTGATAATCACAGCAATCAGTTCCCGTACCTCTTTGTAAACAGAACAACCAACATGGCTTCTGTATTGAGTGAAGCCGGATTTCATACAAATCCTACCCAGCAAAAACGAAACTTAAATGCGGACTGGAAGCGACTGGAAGCACAATCCTTTTTCTGGTCTATTCTGGACTACCTGGATGTGGAACGACCTCCGGTTGGCATTGCTACCGGGTACATCACCGATGCTGATGGCGGGCTTCCAGTTAATGGGGCCGTTGTATCAGTTGGCGATTCTACCTATACCACCGATACTTTTGAATCCCTGTTCAACAATTACGCTGCAAACCCCGGCGACTTGCAAAACGGTTTTTACTATATAGAAGACCTCGAAAACGGGCCCGCTCAAATCATTGTTGAAGCGGAAGGATTTTACACTGATACCGTTGATACCAACATCATTTCTACCGATTTCACCTTTACCGATGTGGCATTGGTTTCAAACATCCCTCCCTTTGTGGCATCTACTTCCATTGGGGATGACGATGAGATTAATCCCGGGGAAGCACTCGTACTCAATTTCAGCCGGTCTATGGATCGAACTGCGGTAGAAAATGCCTTATCCCTCACGCCTGAAGCCGACTATACCCTCACGTGGAATTCAGATAAGAAGCTGAGTATTTCCACGGCTAATTTTGACTTTGAAAGCAGTTACACCCTTACAATTGATTCTACGGCAACCGACAAATCATCCTATGCTCATAACATTGACGGCAATGCCGATGGCACGCAGGGTGATTCTTACACCGTTGCCTTCGAGACCGGTCCGGTCGATATTATTCCTCCGGCTATTTCTGATATTCGCCCAACCAATACCCAACTGAACGAACTCCGGCCTATCATTAGCGCCACTTTTGATGAGCCACTGGATACCGCACTTTTTGATAACAAAACCATCGAAGTGAGCAAAAGCGACTACACCGTTCTCGGTGAAACCGTTTATTATACCATAGGTAATCGAAGTGTACTTAACTTCTTCCCTTCCGAGAGACTCGATAAATCCCGGAATTACACCCTCACGTTCTCCAAATCGATCAGTGATACGGTTGGAAACAGTCTCGGATCTGATGTAGTACGAACCTTCCCTACCGGAGATCAGGACATTATAAATGAAACCGTTGTTGATGATTTTGAAGATGGAATTTCAGCCTGGTGGGAGCCCTCTCAAAGCGGAAGCACGGACGGTTATATCCCCGAAGAAACCAGCCTGGAAATCAGCACCGCTGAAGTCAACCTTTTGACTAACAGCAGTCAGTCTATGAGGGTGAATTACGGCTGGGATACTACCAGCACTGCAAACCTTATTCGTCAATATCGTGGCAGTGTCACTACTCCTAAGTTCACTAATGATCTTGTTCTTCAAACCTATGTATTCGGTGATGGGAATGGCAATAAATTCAGGTTCATGCTTCGCGACGGCAATGGAGAGCTCGAAGGGAGTTCCTGGTACACTGTAGATTGGTTGGGCTGGAAATTGGTTTCATGGGACCTCACTCAAGACAGCGTGGTTGCATGGGTAAATGGGAACGGAACGCTGAATGGAAACCTGTATTTGGACAGCTTTCAGATGACCTACACCGACGGGCAGCCAACAAAAGGTTTTATTGTATTTGATGATCTCAGAGCGGTTGAGATGGGGCTCGCTACTTCAAACGAACCCAATGATGAGCTTCTTTCAGATGTACCCAACCAAATTGAGCTGAAGCAGAATTATCCGAACCCATTTAACCCTTCCACTAACATCAGTTTTGGATTGCCCCAACAGAGTGACGTTAACCTGAAGATCTACGACATGCTGGGACGGGAAGTAGCCACCGTTTACTCCGGGGTCAAATCAAAAGGGTTTCATACTATTCAGTTTGACGCTTCAAGACTATCAAGTGGAGTGTATATCTATCGATTGGTTACGAAGTCGGGTACCATTTCCAAGAAAATGACTCTGCTTAAATAA
- a CDS encoding MFS transporter, producing MNLIAKLKENPWFWIPSLYYAQGLPYIMVVEVSVIMYQNLDISNAEIGLYTSLLYLPWIIKPFWSPLVENTKTKRWWTIGMQFVMGAAFAGVALVLLTPSFFAFSLIVLYLLALASATHDIAADGFYMIALNEEKQSFFVGIRSTFYRIAIISGKGALVILAGYLIESGTDVDYAWAVTFGILAVVMTVFALYHTLSIPKPAGDYAEEYDSPKEQLAAFFKVFIDFFKKKQIWVALAFILFYRFAEGQLVKMGPPFFLDEINAGGLGLSTSDLGFIYGTIGVIALTIGGIIGGVVISRKGLKYWLWPMLIAMNVPNLVYVILAYFQPESYTLISAFVAIEQFGYGFGFAAFLMFLIYIARGENKTAHYAFGTGFMALGMLIPGSISGFMQEWLGYLDFFIWVMIATIPIFIVTKFVDIDPDFGKKKDKQEAENN from the coding sequence ATGAATTTAATAGCTAAGCTAAAAGAGAATCCATGGTTTTGGATTCCTTCTCTCTACTACGCTCAGGGACTTCCCTACATCATGGTGGTAGAGGTTTCGGTAATCATGTATCAAAACCTTGACATCTCTAATGCCGAGATTGGTTTATACACCAGTTTGCTGTACCTGCCGTGGATTATTAAGCCATTCTGGAGTCCACTGGTAGAGAACACCAAAACCAAGCGCTGGTGGACCATAGGGATGCAGTTTGTGATGGGAGCCGCCTTTGCCGGCGTGGCTCTTGTATTGCTCACTCCTTCTTTCTTTGCCTTTAGCCTTATCGTGCTTTATCTGCTGGCCCTGGCTTCCGCAACCCATGATATAGCCGCAGACGGTTTTTATATGATTGCCCTTAATGAAGAGAAGCAATCCTTTTTTGTGGGGATCCGATCTACCTTCTATCGCATTGCCATAATAAGCGGTAAAGGGGCGCTGGTTATTTTAGCCGGTTACCTGATTGAAAGCGGAACCGATGTAGATTATGCCTGGGCCGTAACCTTTGGTATCCTGGCTGTGGTTATGACGGTTTTTGCCCTCTACCACACCCTTTCTATTCCCAAGCCTGCCGGTGACTATGCCGAAGAATATGACAGCCCCAAAGAACAACTGGCAGCTTTTTTCAAAGTATTCATCGATTTCTTTAAGAAGAAACAAATCTGGGTAGCGCTTGCTTTTATCCTGTTTTACCGGTTTGCGGAAGGTCAGCTCGTGAAAATGGGGCCTCCTTTCTTTTTGGATGAAATTAATGCCGGAGGACTAGGCCTCTCCACTTCCGATTTAGGATTTATCTATGGAACCATAGGCGTGATTGCCCTGACCATCGGTGGCATTATCGGCGGTGTGGTTATTTCAAGAAAAGGACTTAAATACTGGCTCTGGCCTATGCTTATTGCTATGAACGTGCCCAACCTGGTATATGTGATTCTGGCCTACTTCCAACCGGAATCCTATACTTTAATCAGTGCTTTTGTAGCCATTGAACAATTTGGATATGGATTTGGCTTCGCTGCTTTCCTGATGTTTCTGATTTATATAGCCCGCGGCGAGAATAAAACAGCACATTACGCTTTCGGAACCGGGTTTATGGCCCTTGGTATGTTGATCCCCGGCTCTATCAGTGGTTTTATGCAGGAATGGCTGGGCTACCTCGACTTCTTTATCTGGGTGATGATTGCCACTATCCCGATTTTTATTGTAACAAAGTTTGTAGATATCGATCCTGACTTTGGAAAGAAAAAAGACAAGCAGGAAGCAGAGAATAATTAA